One window of the Saccopteryx bilineata isolate mSacBil1 chromosome 2, mSacBil1_pri_phased_curated, whole genome shotgun sequence genome contains the following:
- the CCDC188 gene encoding coiled-coil domain-containing protein 188, with translation MEGAKTLGPCGHPHPQCPQPSTSSSHGGCLDPPCQGFVRWPCVVPLSSTHSVESARAFPAPEAGPGGPRAGSEVPGGFIASEEGEMQRQRPRDPAGMRQGQMESGLGWGCSLHSGREQGSPRQGASPSSRRRPCPCPHLTLGAGSPASPRAAPAQLQSVPLQPAEQSFLQLEQENQKLKRQNQDLREQLGALLGPGQQFLPLCQEHSSCTTLAWHPEQAGARPLEDRTPLQLLRRELCRGEESFVQQSQNELQQIRLSFERKKMAITEVWDGVAEVHMALNNQATGLLNLKKDIRGVLDQMEDIQLEILGDRAQCRTQARKDLCIAKAKPQLKCSEGIKGQLWLLALRLLLGTLMACTAAYVYVVDPGPFEGLVPPLLSRAAVWKLRALLGPFLHLEVDDFLPF, from the exons ATGGAGGGGGCAAAAACCCTGGGACCCTGTGGCCACCCCCATCCCCAATGCCCCCAACCCTCAACTTCAAGCAGCCATGGAGGATGCCTGGACCCACCCTGCCAGGGGTTTGTAAGGTGGCCCTGTGTGGTCCCTCTCAGCTCCACTCACTCAGTGGAGTCGGCCAGGGCTTTCCCAGCCCCGGAGGCAGGGCCCGGGGGGCCCAGGGCAGGCAGTGAGGTACCTGGGGGATTTATTGCgagtgaagagggagagatgcaGAGACAAAGGCCAAGAGACCCAGCAGGGATGAGACAAGGACAgatggagtcagggctggggtggggctgtTCCCTGCACTCAGGAAGGGAGCAGGGGTCCCCCAGGCAGGGGGCATCCCCCAGCTCAAGGCGCAGACCCTGCCCATGCCCACACCTGACACTGGGGGCAGGAAGCCCGGCCTCACCCAGGGCAGCCCCCGCCCAGCTCCAGAGCGTGCCCTTGCAGCCTGCAGAGCAGTCCTTTCTCCAGCTGGAGCAGGAGAACCAGAAGCTG AAAAGGCAGAACCAGGACCTGCGGGAGCAACTGGGGGCCCTTCTGGGACCAGGGCAGCAGTTCCTGCCCCTGTGCCAGGAGCACTCGAGTTGCACGACCCTGGCCTGG CACCCTGAGCAGGCTGGTGCCAGGCCCCTGGAGGACAGGACACCTTTGCAGCTGCTGCGCAGGGAGCTGTGCCGGGGAGAGGAGTCCTTCGTGCAGCAGTCCCAG AATGAGCTACAGCAGATCCGACTGTCCTTTGAGAGGAAGAAGATGGCCATTACCGAG GTGTGGGATGGTGTCGCAGAGGTACACATGGCCCTGAACAACCAGGCCACCGGGCTCCTG AACCTCAAGAAGGACATCCGGGGCGTGCTAGACCAGATGGAAGACATTCAGCTGGAGATTCTGGG GGATCGTGCCCAGTGCCGCACCCAGGCAAGGAAGGACCTGTGCATAGCA aAGGCAAAGCCACAGCTGAAATGTTCCGAGGGCATCAAAGGCCAGCTCTG GCTGCTGGCCCTGAGGCTGCTGCTGGGCACCCTGATGGCCTGCACCGCTGCCTACGTGTATGTGGTGGACCCTGGACCCTTCGAGGGGCTGGTGCCGCCCCTGCTGAGCCGTGCTGCCGTCTGGAAGCTCCGGGCCCTGCTGGGCCCATTCCTGCACCTCGAGGTGGATGACTTCCTGCCCTTCTAA